A window from Rhinolophus sinicus isolate RSC01 linkage group LG01, ASM3656204v1, whole genome shotgun sequence encodes these proteins:
- the ASDURF gene encoding ASDURF protein — MEMPFRETRPENGAGLVPADNSAPHKEDLSSKIKEQKIVVDELSNLKKHRKVYRQQQNSNIFFLADRTEMLSESKNILDELKKEYQEIENSEKNKTKK; from the exons ATGGAGATGCCCTTCCGGGAGACACGCCCAGAAAACGGAGCCGGGCTGGTCCCGGCAGACAACTCGGCCCCTCACAAAGAGGATCTTAGCTCCAAG attaaagaacaaaaaattgtTGTGGATGAACTTTCTAACCTGAAGAAACACAGG aaAGTATATAGACAACAACAGAACAGCAACATATTCTTTCTTGCAGACCGAACAGAAATGCTTTCTGAAAGCAAAA ATATATTGGATGAGCTGAAAAAAGAAtaccaagaaatagaaaactcagAGAAGAACAAAACCAAGAAATAG